A region from the Solibacillus sp. FSL H8-0523 genome encodes:
- the lspA gene encoding signal peptidase II has product MYKYYGLAVIAVILDQWTKWLIVKNMELGERISVWDPWFGILSHRNRGAAWGMLEGQMWLFTIVTVAVIIAIIYFNHTEAKGKPMYHVSLMLLLGGAVGNFIDRLTRGEVVDFVDVLIPGINYHFPIFNIADAALTIAVIMLFITIIIDEKAQKKKVKK; this is encoded by the coding sequence GTGTATAAATATTACGGATTAGCAGTTATTGCAGTCATTTTGGATCAATGGACAAAGTGGCTAATCGTTAAAAATATGGAACTTGGGGAACGTATTAGTGTATGGGACCCGTGGTTTGGCATTTTATCGCATCGTAATCGTGGTGCGGCGTGGGGCATGTTAGAAGGACAAATGTGGCTCTTTACAATTGTCACAGTTGCAGTCATTATTGCAATTATTTATTTTAACCATACAGAAGCAAAAGGGAAACCGATGTACCATGTGAGTTTAATGCTCCTGTTAGGTGGCGCAGTCGGAAACTTTATTGATCGTTTAACGCGCGGCGAGGTTGTGGACTTTGTCGATGTACTAATTCCGGGGATTAACTATCACTTCCCAATCTTTAATATCGCAGATGCAGCGTTAACTATTGCTGTAATCATGCTCTTTATTACGATAATTATTGATGAAAAAGCTCAAAAGAAAAAGGTGAAAAAATGA
- a CDS encoding aspartate carbamoyltransferase catalytic subunit, which translates to MKNLLSMEHLSNEEIIAILDRARDFENGKQSQLKRSYNVANLFFEPSTRTKTSFEMAERRVGCTVIPFDAGFSSKTKGETMYDTVKTLEMIGIDAVVIRDKEDEYYNELLEGINCAVINAGDGAGQHPSQSLLDLYTIRKEFGKFEGLNITIVGDISHSRVAKSNATALKRLGANVRFLCPPAWAGDFEAAHSWDDVLTDSDVIMLLRIQHERHSVSKNFSKESYHEEFGLTPLREKQMKDGAIIMHPAPVNRDVEIADELVECERSRIFEQVRNGVFTRMAIVETILKGRE; encoded by the coding sequence ATGAAAAATTTATTATCGATGGAACATTTATCGAATGAGGAAATCATAGCGATTTTAGATCGAGCACGAGACTTCGAAAACGGAAAGCAGTCCCAACTGAAACGCTCATATAACGTAGCGAATCTTTTCTTTGAACCAAGTACACGTACAAAAACAAGCTTTGAAATGGCTGAACGTCGTGTTGGCTGTACGGTTATCCCGTTTGACGCTGGGTTTTCAAGTAAAACAAAGGGCGAAACGATGTATGACACAGTGAAAACGCTCGAGATGATTGGTATTGACGCTGTTGTTATTCGTGATAAGGAAGATGAGTATTACAACGAACTACTAGAAGGCATCAACTGCGCGGTTATTAACGCAGGAGACGGAGCAGGACAGCATCCATCACAAAGCCTACTAGATCTTTATACGATTCGCAAAGAGTTTGGTAAATTCGAAGGCTTGAATATTACGATTGTCGGTGATATTTCACATAGCCGCGTTGCAAAATCGAATGCGACAGCACTAAAACGCTTAGGTGCAAATGTACGATTTTTATGTCCACCAGCATGGGCAGGCGATTTTGAAGCAGCACATAGTTGGGATGACGTGTTAACTGATAGCGACGTGATCATGCTACTACGTATTCAGCATGAGCGTCACTCTGTGAGTAAAAACTTTTCAAAAGAAAGCTATCATGAGGAATTTGGTTTAACTCCATTACGAGAAAAACAAATGAAGGACGGGGCAATTATTATGCATCCCGCTCCTGTAAACCGCGATGTTGAAATCGCAGATGAGCTTGTTGAATGTGAACGCTCCCGCATTTTTGAACAGGTACGTAACGGTGTCTTCACACGAATGGCAATCGTAGAAACCATTTTGAAAGGAAGAGAATAA
- the carA gene encoding glutamine-hydrolyzing carbamoyl-phosphate synthase small subunit, with amino-acid sequence MKTRLLILEDGTVFTGTAFGSDGASQGEVVFTTGMTGYQETLSDPSFYGQIVTLTYPLIGNYGINRDDFESITPAIRGFVVRELSEQPSNWRCDTTVDAYLASQNIPGIEGIDTRKLTRIIRAKGAVRAILTEADAEVNVEEVVATLQSTPLITHHVKEVSPKAAYPSPGRGKRVVLIDFGMKHGILRELNKRDCDVLVVPYNTPAERILAWHPDGIMLSNGPGNPEDVQEGIKTVKNLIGKVPMFGICLGHQIFSLACGAKSFKLPFGHRGGNHPVKDLRTGRTDITSQNHGYAIDIESLKDTDLELTHVALNDGTCEGVRHKNYPIFTVQYHPEASPGPEDSNHLFDEFIEMMENEAAKENQHA; translated from the coding sequence ATGAAAACACGCTTATTAATTTTAGAAGACGGCACGGTATTTACAGGCACGGCATTTGGTAGTGACGGGGCTTCACAAGGTGAGGTAGTATTCACAACAGGAATGACAGGTTACCAAGAAACATTATCTGATCCTTCTTTCTACGGACAAATCGTTACATTAACATACCCATTAATCGGGAACTACGGCATTAACCGTGATGACTTTGAGTCGATCACACCAGCAATCCGCGGCTTTGTTGTCCGTGAATTATCAGAGCAACCATCAAACTGGCGCTGTGATACAACGGTGGATGCGTACTTAGCTTCACAAAATATCCCAGGAATTGAAGGTATTGATACACGTAAATTAACACGTATCATTCGTGCAAAAGGTGCGGTTCGCGCGATTTTAACAGAGGCTGATGCGGAAGTGAATGTAGAAGAAGTGGTGGCAACATTACAAAGCACACCATTAATTACACACCATGTAAAAGAAGTGTCACCAAAAGCTGCGTATCCATCACCAGGGCGCGGTAAACGTGTTGTGTTAATCGACTTCGGGATGAAGCACGGCATTTTACGTGAATTAAATAAACGTGATTGTGATGTACTCGTTGTCCCTTACAACACTCCAGCAGAACGCATTTTAGCGTGGCATCCAGATGGCATTATGCTATCAAACGGACCAGGTAACCCAGAAGATGTGCAAGAAGGAATCAAAACGGTGAAAAACCTAATCGGAAAAGTGCCAATGTTCGGTATTTGCTTAGGTCACCAAATCTTCTCATTAGCATGTGGCGCAAAATCGTTTAAATTACCATTCGGTCACCGCGGTGGGAACCATCCAGTAAAAGATTTACGCACAGGTCGCACTGATATAACGTCTCAAAACCATGGCTATGCGATTGATATCGAGTCATTAAAAGATACAGATTTAGAATTAACGCACGTAGCACTAAACGACGGGACATGTGAAGGGGTACGCCATAAAAATTACCCAATCTTCACAGTACAATATCACCCAGAAGCATCACCAGGTCCAGAAGATTCAAATCACTTATTCGATGAATTTATCGAAATGATGGAAAATGAAGCAGCGAAGGAGAACCAACATGCCTAA
- a CDS encoding RluA family pseudouridine synthase: MTVVTLTVEEFAGERIDKALSLMESTWSRSQIGNWLEQERITVNGVNVKAKYKVKAGDVIEIDVPDVMEELEIIPEDLNLEIVYEDADVLVVNKPRGMVVHPAPGHASGTLVNGLMHHCKDLSGINGVARPGIVHRIDKDTSGLLMVAKNDIAHESLVNQLVEKSVTRKYTALVHGHIAHEKGTVDAPIGRDQKDRQKQAVVDKGKHAVTHFQVMEHFGEFTLVECRLETGRTHQIRVHMNYIGFPLAGDPKYGPKKTIDFGGQVLHAGVLGFVHPVTKEYLEFSSPLPADFQELLAELRN; encoded by the coding sequence ATGACAGTAGTCACATTAACAGTAGAAGAATTTGCTGGTGAACGTATCGACAAGGCGCTTTCATTAATGGAAAGCACATGGTCACGCTCACAAATCGGCAATTGGCTTGAACAGGAACGCATTACAGTAAACGGCGTGAACGTAAAAGCGAAATATAAAGTAAAAGCAGGCGACGTCATTGAAATTGATGTTCCTGACGTGATGGAAGAGTTAGAAATCATTCCAGAAGATTTAAATTTAGAAATCGTTTATGAAGATGCCGATGTATTAGTCGTAAACAAACCTCGTGGTATGGTTGTACACCCTGCACCTGGTCATGCATCAGGCACATTAGTAAATGGTTTAATGCATCATTGTAAAGACTTATCAGGTATTAACGGTGTAGCACGTCCTGGTATCGTACACCGTATTGATAAAGATACATCAGGCTTACTAATGGTTGCTAAAAATGATATCGCGCACGAAAGCTTAGTGAACCAATTAGTTGAGAAATCAGTTACGCGAAAATATACAGCGCTTGTTCATGGTCATATTGCACATGAAAAAGGTACAGTTGATGCGCCAATCGGCCGTGATCAAAAAGACCGTCAAAAGCAAGCGGTTGTGGACAAAGGCAAGCATGCTGTAACACACTTCCAAGTAATGGAGCACTTCGGTGAATTTACATTAGTAGAATGCCGTTTAGAAACAGGCCGTACGCACCAAATCCGTGTGCACATGAACTACATTGGCTTCCCATTAGCGGGCGATCCAAAATACGGACCAAAGAAAACAATCGATTTCGGCGGACAAGTATTACATGCAGGCGTACTAGGATTTGTACACCCTGTAACAAAAGAATACCTAGAATTCAGTTCTCCGCTACCAGCAGATTTCCAAGAGCTATTAGCAGAGTTACGTAACTAA
- the pyrR gene encoding bifunctional pyr operon transcriptional regulator/uracil phosphoribosyltransferase PyrR yields the protein MQQTSVLLDGPSLNRAVTRIAHEIIERNKGIDEVILVGIKTRGAYLARRLAERIEKIEGKAIRTGELDITLYRDDLSTKQVNDQAQVQQVDIEYQVNDQKIVLVDDVLYTGRTVRAALDAVMDLGRPSQIQLAVLVDRGHRELPIRADYVGKNIPTSGHERIVVNLDEVDGQDVVKIVKEN from the coding sequence ATGCAACAAACTTCGGTGTTACTAGATGGACCATCCTTGAATCGTGCGGTTACACGCATTGCACACGAAATTATTGAACGCAACAAAGGAATTGATGAAGTCATTTTAGTCGGCATTAAAACACGCGGTGCTTACTTAGCGAGACGCTTAGCCGAACGAATTGAAAAGATTGAAGGCAAGGCGATTCGTACAGGAGAATTAGACATCACATTATACCGCGATGACTTATCGACGAAGCAAGTCAATGATCAAGCGCAAGTACAGCAAGTAGACATTGAATATCAAGTAAACGACCAAAAAATCGTATTAGTAGATGATGTGCTTTATACAGGACGAACGGTACGCGCTGCACTTGATGCGGTCATGGATTTAGGAAGACCTTCTCAAATTCAATTAGCGGTTTTAGTTGACCGTGGTCACCGTGAGCTGCCAATCCGAGCAGATTATGTGGGTAAAAATATACCGACATCTGGTCATGAACGAATCGTTGTCAACTTAGATGAAGTAGATGGACAAGACGTTGTAAAGATTGTTAAAGAAAATTAA
- the carB gene encoding carbamoyl-phosphate synthase large subunit, producing MPKRTDIETILVIGSGPIVIGQAAEFDYAGTQACLSLKEEGYRVILINSNPATIMTDTEMADKVYIEPITLEFVSRILRKERPDAILPTLGGQTGLNMAIELDESGILDELGIEILGTKLDAIHKAEDRDLFRNLMYELNAPVPESDIIHNMEEAHALVARIGYPVIVRPAFTLGGTGGGICHNDQELEEIVTSGLKYSPVTQCLLEKSIAGMKEIEYEVMRDAADNAIVVCNMENFDPVGIHTGDSIVVAPTQTLSDRENQMLRNISLDIIRALKIEGGCNVQLALDPNSFQYYVIEVNPRVSRSSALASKATGYPIAKLAAKIAVGLTLDEIKNPVTGSTYACFEPALDYIVAKIPRWPFDKFESAKRNLGTQMKATGEVMALGRTFEEALLKAVRSLETGHVHIEMKHPEELTDQWIEKRIKKAGDERLFFIGEALRRGVTIETIHEWSAIDLWFLHKLEKIVKMETTLAENKNDKAVLRTAKRLGFADKKVAQLWETTEREIYAFRKEAGIVPVYKMVDTCAAEFESNTPYFYGTYEDENESIRSEKESVIVLGSGPIRIGQGVEFDYATVHSVWAIQEAGYEAIIINSNPETVSTDFSISDKLYFEPLTIEDVMHIIDLEQPKGVVVQFGGQTAINLADKLEAYGVKILGTSLEDIDRAENRNKFEAALQELKIPQPQGQTAISKEEALVIGEKLGFPVLVRPSYVLGGRAMEIVYNLDELAHYMENAVEASPDHPVLVDRYLTGQEIEVDAICDGENVLIPGIMEHIERAGVHSGDSISVYPPQKLTDAQKDTLVDYTTRLAKGLGIIGLMNIQYVLSEGEIYVIEVNPRSSRTVPFLSKITNIPMANIATKAILGQSIVEQGYPTGLAPEQSGVFVKVPVFSFAKLRRVDITLGPEMKSTGEVMGKDATFEKALYKGFVAAGMEVKTHGTILFTVSDKDKEEAVALAKRFSTVGYRIVATEGTANLFAANGVKTDIVEKIGGKGKTLLDMIQNGEAQLVVNTLTKGKQPARDGFRIRRESVENGVPCLTSLDTAEAMLRVIESMTFTAEEMPKAEVVH from the coding sequence ATGCCTAAACGTACAGATATAGAAACAATTTTAGTAATCGGATCAGGTCCAATCGTAATCGGTCAAGCAGCAGAGTTTGACTATGCAGGAACACAAGCATGTCTTTCATTAAAAGAAGAGGGCTACCGTGTTATTTTAATCAACTCAAACCCAGCAACAATTATGACGGATACAGAAATGGCAGATAAAGTTTACATCGAGCCAATTACATTAGAATTCGTATCACGTATTTTACGTAAAGAACGTCCAGATGCGATCCTACCAACATTAGGTGGTCAAACAGGTCTGAATATGGCCATTGAATTAGATGAATCAGGTATTCTTGACGAGTTAGGCATTGAAATTTTAGGAACGAAATTAGACGCAATTCATAAAGCAGAAGACCGCGATTTATTCCGTAACTTAATGTACGAGCTAAACGCACCAGTACCAGAATCAGATATTATTCACAACATGGAAGAGGCGCATGCATTAGTAGCGCGTATCGGTTATCCAGTAATCGTACGTCCAGCCTTCACACTTGGTGGTACAGGTGGCGGTATTTGTCACAATGACCAAGAGCTAGAGGAAATCGTTACTTCAGGGCTGAAATATTCTCCTGTAACACAATGCTTACTTGAAAAATCAATTGCCGGTATGAAGGAAATTGAATATGAAGTAATGCGTGACGCAGCAGATAACGCCATCGTTGTTTGTAATATGGAAAACTTCGACCCAGTTGGGATTCATACAGGGGATTCAATCGTAGTAGCACCAACACAAACATTATCAGATCGTGAAAACCAAATGCTACGTAATATCTCACTAGATATTATCCGTGCATTAAAAATCGAGGGTGGCTGTAACGTACAGTTAGCACTTGATCCTAATAGCTTCCAGTACTATGTAATCGAGGTAAACCCACGTGTATCTCGTTCATCAGCACTTGCATCAAAAGCAACAGGTTACCCAATTGCGAAACTTGCGGCGAAAATCGCGGTAGGCCTAACACTGGATGAAATTAAAAACCCAGTAACAGGTTCAACATATGCATGCTTCGAGCCAGCACTTGACTACATCGTAGCGAAAATTCCACGCTGGCCGTTCGATAAATTCGAATCTGCAAAGCGTAATCTAGGTACACAAATGAAGGCAACAGGTGAAGTAATGGCACTTGGTCGTACCTTTGAAGAAGCGTTATTAAAAGCAGTTCGTTCATTAGAAACAGGCCATGTGCATATCGAAATGAAGCACCCTGAAGAGCTAACAGATCAGTGGATTGAAAAGCGTATTAAAAAAGCAGGCGATGAGCGTTTATTCTTCATCGGCGAAGCACTACGCCGCGGTGTGACAATTGAAACGATTCATGAGTGGTCAGCAATCGACTTATGGTTCTTGCACAAATTAGAAAAAATCGTGAAAATGGAAACAACGCTTGCTGAAAACAAAAACGACAAAGCGGTATTACGTACAGCGAAACGTCTAGGGTTTGCAGATAAAAAAGTAGCACAGCTTTGGGAAACAACAGAACGAGAAATCTACGCATTCCGTAAAGAAGCAGGCATCGTACCGGTTTATAAAATGGTCGATACATGTGCAGCGGAATTCGAATCAAATACACCATACTTCTACGGGACATATGAAGATGAAAACGAGTCAATTCGCTCTGAAAAAGAGTCGGTAATCGTTCTTGGTTCAGGCCCAATCCGTATCGGACAAGGCGTTGAGTTCGACTATGCAACAGTACACTCAGTATGGGCAATTCAAGAAGCTGGCTATGAGGCGATTATCATCAACTCAAACCCAGAAACAGTATCAACAGACTTCTCGATTTCAGATAAATTATACTTCGAGCCATTAACAATCGAAGACGTGATGCACATCATTGACCTAGAGCAACCAAAAGGTGTTGTTGTTCAGTTCGGTGGGCAAACAGCAATCAACTTAGCAGATAAATTAGAAGCATACGGCGTGAAAATTTTAGGTACATCTCTAGAAGATATCGACCGTGCAGAAAACCGTAACAAGTTTGAAGCAGCACTACAAGAGCTAAAAATCCCGCAACCACAAGGGCAAACAGCGATTTCAAAAGAAGAAGCATTAGTAATCGGTGAAAAATTAGGCTTCCCTGTACTAGTTCGTCCTTCTTATGTACTTGGTGGACGCGCAATGGAAATCGTTTATAACTTAGACGAACTGGCACATTACATGGAAAATGCCGTAGAAGCATCTCCAGATCACCCTGTATTAGTAGACCGTTATTTAACAGGTCAAGAAATCGAAGTCGATGCGATTTGTGACGGAGAAAACGTGCTAATCCCAGGAATCATGGAGCATATTGAACGCGCAGGTGTTCACTCAGGTGACTCAATTTCGGTATACCCACCACAAAAATTAACAGATGCACAAAAAGACACATTAGTAGACTACACAACACGTCTTGCAAAAGGTCTTGGCATTATCGGCTTAATGAACATTCAATATGTACTGAGCGAAGGGGAAATTTACGTAATCGAAGTAAACCCACGTTCAAGTCGTACGGTACCGTTCTTAAGTAAAATTACGAACATCCCGATGGCAAACATCGCAACCAAAGCGATCCTTGGTCAATCAATCGTCGAACAAGGTTACCCGACAGGCTTAGCACCAGAGCAATCAGGCGTCTTTGTAAAAGTACCAGTATTCTCATTCGCGAAATTACGCCGCGTAGACATTACATTAGGACCTGAAATGAAATCAACAGGTGAAGTAATGGGGAAAGATGCAACGTTCGAAAAAGCATTATATAAAGGCTTCGTTGCTGCCGGTATGGAAGTTAAAACACATGGCACAATCCTGTTCACAGTATCAGATAAAGATAAAGAAGAAGCAGTTGCTTTAGCGAAACGCTTCTCTACAGTTGGCTACCGTATCGTCGCTACAGAAGGTACAGCAAACTTATTCGCAGCAAACGGTGTGAAAACAGATATCGTTGAAAAAATCGGCGGTAAAGGTAAAACGTTACTTGATATGATTCAAAACGGCGAAGCACAACTTGTAGTGAATACATTAACAAAAGGTAAACAGCCAGCGCGTGACGGCTTCCGAATTCGCCGTGAGTCAGTAGAAAATGGCGTACCTTGCTTAACTTCATTAGACACAGCAGAAGCAATGTTACGTGTAATTGAATCGATGACATTTACAGCTGAAGAAATGCCAAAAGCGGAGGTTGTACACTAA
- a CDS encoding solute carrier family 23 protein, whose protein sequence is MSQKAVLDINDKPSVGQLITFSFQHMFAMFGSTILVPKLVGLSPAIALLTSGIATIIFLLITQFKVPAYLGSSFAFISPIILVAGMSEAGVAINPGNAMIGAMMVGVVYAIVALVIWKTGYQWLMNILPPIVVAPVIIVIGLGLSGTAVNMAMNFNGEYSGKHFSAALVTLVAAIIFNVYFKNILSAMPILLGIIIGYIYSVIIGIVDFTAVKDAKFFQLPEFLVPGVHYDFNITGAILVGMVPIVIVTISEHIGHQLVLGKVVNRNYIKDPGLHRSLLGDGLGTFASALIGGPPKTTYGENIGVLAITRVYSVYVILGAAVVAIIVSFSGQLMAIIETIPTAVLGGISILLFGIIASSGLRMLVESNVDFGNNRNMVISSVILVIGIGGAAMRFTESFAIEGMALAAIIGVILNLVLPGREKVDKDNYEN, encoded by the coding sequence ATGTCTCAAAAAGCCGTGTTAGATATAAACGACAAGCCAAGTGTTGGCCAATTAATTACATTTAGTTTCCAGCATATGTTTGCTATGTTTGGTTCAACAATTTTAGTACCAAAATTAGTCGGGTTAAGCCCAGCGATTGCCTTACTTACAAGTGGGATTGCCACAATCATTTTCTTATTAATTACGCAGTTTAAAGTACCGGCTTACTTAGGATCTTCATTTGCATTTATTTCGCCAATTATTTTAGTAGCAGGTATGTCTGAAGCGGGTGTTGCTATCAATCCTGGAAACGCGATGATTGGTGCGATGATGGTCGGAGTTGTTTATGCGATTGTCGCATTAGTGATTTGGAAAACAGGCTACCAGTGGTTAATGAACATCTTACCGCCAATCGTAGTAGCGCCAGTTATTATCGTAATTGGTTTAGGTTTATCGGGTACAGCGGTAAACATGGCAATGAACTTTAACGGAGAATACAGCGGGAAGCATTTCTCAGCAGCGCTTGTGACACTCGTTGCAGCGATCATCTTTAACGTATATTTCAAAAATATCTTAAGTGCCATGCCAATTTTACTTGGGATCATTATTGGCTATATTTACTCAGTTATTATCGGAATTGTTGATTTCACAGCAGTAAAGGATGCGAAGTTCTTCCAACTACCTGAATTTTTAGTACCAGGTGTACATTATGACTTTAATATTACAGGAGCCATCCTAGTCGGAATGGTGCCAATCGTCATTGTAACGATTTCAGAGCATATCGGTCACCAATTAGTATTAGGGAAAGTCGTGAATCGTAACTACATTAAAGACCCAGGCTTACACCGTTCATTATTAGGTGATGGCTTAGGGACATTTGCATCAGCATTAATCGGTGGTCCACCAAAAACAACATACGGTGAAAACATCGGGGTTCTAGCGATTACACGTGTGTACTCAGTCTATGTTATTTTGGGCGCAGCGGTTGTTGCGATTATTGTCTCATTCTCAGGACAATTAATGGCAATCATCGAAACAATTCCAACAGCCGTACTTGGCGGAATTTCGATTCTCTTATTCGGTATCATTGCATCAAGCGGGTTACGCATGTTAGTAGAGAGCAATGTTGATTTCGGAAACAATCGTAACATGGTCATTTCATCAGTAATTTTAGTTATCGGTATCGGTGGCGCAGCAATGCGCTTTACAGAAAGCTTTGCCATCGAAGGTATGGCACTAGCAGCAATTATCGGGGTTATTTTAAACCTGGTGTTACCTGGCCGAGAAAAAGTAGACAAAGATAATTACGAAAACTAA
- a CDS encoding dihydroorotate dehydrogenase electron transfer subunit, whose protein sequence is MMRQEKMTVVAQAQIATNIFELTLQGQLVQDMTPGQFVHVKVSDTFEPLLRRPISIANVDKEKSEFTMIYRAEGRGTKFLAKNREGELVDVLGPLGNGFPVDAVNPGQTALLVGGGIGVPPLHELSKQLNARGVKTIHVLGFQSEDVCFYEEQFTALGDTYYATVDGTKGTKGFVTTVFDEVQPEFDVFYSCGPLPMLRALENYYPEKEGYMSFEERMGCGIGACFACVCDTTDKIEKDYVKVCSDGPVFPKGVVAL, encoded by the coding sequence ATGATGCGTCAAGAGAAAATGACTGTAGTTGCGCAAGCACAAATTGCGACAAACATTTTCGAATTGACACTACAAGGACAACTGGTACAGGACATGACTCCTGGCCAGTTTGTTCATGTAAAAGTGTCTGATACATTCGAGCCATTATTACGTCGTCCAATTAGTATTGCCAATGTAGATAAAGAAAAAAGTGAATTTACGATGATTTATCGTGCGGAAGGGCGCGGCACGAAGTTTTTAGCGAAAAATCGTGAAGGCGAGCTTGTCGATGTGTTAGGTCCACTAGGGAACGGCTTCCCAGTTGATGCGGTAAATCCAGGCCAAACAGCACTTTTAGTTGGTGGGGGGATCGGTGTACCACCATTACATGAGTTATCAAAGCAATTAAACGCACGCGGAGTAAAAACAATCCACGTACTAGGCTTCCAATCAGAGGACGTATGTTTCTATGAGGAACAATTTACAGCACTAGGTGACACTTACTATGCAACTGTCGACGGCACTAAAGGAACGAAAGGTTTTGTCACAACGGTATTTGATGAAGTACAGCCAGAATTTGACGTGTTCTATTCTTGTGGTCCACTACCAATGCTACGTGCCTTAGAGAATTATTATCCAGAAAAAGAAGGGTACATGTCGTTTGAAGAACGCATGGGCTGTGGGATCGGTGCGTGCTTTGCCTGTGTATGCGACACGACAGATAAAATTGAAAAAGACTATGTAAAAGTGTGCTCAGACGGGCCAGTATTCCCGAAAGGAGTTGTGGCACTATGA
- a CDS encoding dihydroorotase — protein sequence MTTVLQNVKLLNEQGELVVSSIVIEDGKIASIGGDMPTDAQIIDGKGHFASPGFVDVHTHLREPGFEHKETIATGTASAAKGGFTTICAMPNTKPVPDSVENMQLINGLIKDSAVIRVLPYGSLTKDISGEVRTDMAELKEHGAVAFSDDGVGIQLASTMYEQMQQAAKLDAVVVAHCEDNSLIYDGVMHEGTRNKELGLPGIPSICESVQIARDVLLAEAAGARYHVCHVSTKESVRAVRDAKAAGIKVTAEVCPHHLLLEEMDIPSDDANWKMNPPLRALEDKDSLHAALLDGTIDCIATDHAPHTVEEKCCGMVGAPFGIVGFETAFPLLYTNFVETKKWTLKQLVDWMSVKAADIFDLPYGTLAKGASADIVLIDLEKEQTVDAEGFVSKGRNTPFNGWTAKGWPVVTIFEGNIVYQEAE from the coding sequence ATGACAACAGTACTTCAAAACGTAAAACTATTAAATGAACAAGGTGAATTAGTAGTTTCTTCTATAGTAATTGAGGACGGGAAAATTGCTTCAATCGGTGGCGACATGCCAACGGACGCTCAAATTATTGACGGAAAAGGCCACTTCGCTTCACCTGGTTTTGTCGATGTACATACACATTTACGCGAACCAGGCTTCGAGCACAAAGAAACGATCGCAACAGGTACCGCTTCAGCGGCAAAAGGTGGTTTCACAACGATTTGTGCCATGCCAAATACAAAGCCAGTACCCGATTCAGTAGAAAACATGCAGTTAATTAACGGATTGATTAAAGACAGCGCGGTTATTCGCGTATTACCATACGGCTCATTAACAAAAGACATTTCTGGTGAAGTACGTACAGATATGGCAGAGCTAAAAGAACATGGCGCGGTTGCTTTCTCAGATGACGGCGTAGGAATTCAGCTTGCTTCGACAATGTACGAGCAAATGCAACAAGCAGCAAAACTTGATGCAGTAGTCGTAGCACACTGTGAAGACAACTCACTAATTTACGATGGGGTTATGCACGAAGGTACACGTAACAAAGAGTTAGGCTTACCAGGAATTCCATCAATTTGTGAATCAGTACAAATTGCACGCGACGTACTACTTGCTGAAGCAGCAGGTGCCCGCTATCACGTATGTCACGTATCAACAAAAGAATCTGTACGTGCTGTACGCGACGCAAAAGCAGCAGGTATTAAGGTAACAGCTGAAGTTTGTCCACACCACTTATTATTAGAAGAAATGGATATTCCATCAGATGATGCAAACTGGAAAATGAACCCACCATTACGTGCGCTTGAAGACAAAGATTCATTACACGCTGCACTACTTGATGGCACAATCGACTGCATCGCAACAGACCATGCACCACATACAGTAGAAGAGAAATGCTGTGGTATGGTTGGCGCACCATTCGGTATTGTAGGCTTTGAAACAGCGTTCCCATTACTGTACACAAACTTTGTGGAAACAAAGAAATGGACTTTAAAGCAATTAGTTGATTGGATGAGCGTAAAAGCAGCAGATATTTTCGACTTACCATACGGCACATTAGCAAAAGGTGCTTCGGCGGATATTGTATTAATCGATCTTGAAAAAGAGCAAACAGTAGATGCAGAAGGCTTTGTTTCAAAAGGTCGCAACACGCCATTCAACGGTTGGACAGCAAAAGGTTGGCCAGTAGTTACAATTTTTGAAGGCAATATCGTATATCAGGAGGCAGAATAA